From Synchiropus splendidus isolate RoL2022-P1 chromosome 10, RoL_Sspl_1.0, whole genome shotgun sequence, the proteins below share one genomic window:
- the LOC128765662 gene encoding poly(rC)-binding protein 3 isoform X1, giving the protein MEPTKVQSEGGLNVTLTIRLLMHGKEVGSIIGKKGETVKKMREESGARINISEGNCPERIVTITGPTDTIFKAFAMIAYKFEEDILNSMSNSPATSKPPVTLRLVVPASQCGSLIGKGGSKIKEIRESTGAQVQVAGDMLPNSTERAVTISGTPEAIIQCVKQICVVMLESPPKGATIPYRPKPASTPVIFSGGQAYTIQGQYAIPHPDQLTKLHQLAMQQTPFTPLGQTTPAFPGLDASPPASTHELTIPNDLIGCIIGRQGTKINEIRQMSGAQIKIANAMEGSSERQITITGTPANISLAQYLINARFRDVAAMWNDPSAMTTS; this is encoded by the exons ATGGAGCCCACTAAGGTTCAGTCTGAGGGTGGCCTTAATGTCACCCTCACAATCCGTCTCCTCATGCACGGCAAA GAGGTCGGCAGTATAATTGGAaag aaaggaGAAACTGTGAAAAAGATGCGAGAAGAG AGTGGCGCACGCATCAACATCTCGGAGGGCAACTGCCCGGAGCGGATCGTGACCATTACAGGACCCACAGACACCATCTTCAAGGCCTTTGCTATGATTGCCTACAAATTTGAAGag GATATCCTGAACTCCATGAGCAACAGCCCAGCCACCAGCAAACCTCCGGTCACCCTCAGACTGGTGGTACCGGCCAGTCAGTGCGGCTCCCTCATTGGAAAAGGCGGATCCAAGATCAAAGAAATCCGCGAG TCCACAGGAGCTCAGGTCCAGGTGGCAGGTGACATGTTGCCCAACTCAACAGAACGTGCCGTGACAATCTCTGGGACCCCAGAAGCCATCATCCAGTGTGTCAAACAGATCTGTGTGGTCATGCTGGAG TCTCCACCAAAAGGTGCCACGATTCCTTACCGTCCAAAGCCCGCCTCCACACCTGTCATTTTTTCAGGTGGTCAG GCTTACACAATTCAGGGACAATACGCCATCCCACACCCAGAT CAGTTGACCAAGCTCCACCAGTTGGCTATGCAGCAAACCCCCTTTACCCCTCTTGGACAGACCACCCCTGCTTTCCCTG GTTTGGATGCCAGTCCTCCAGCCAGCACCCACGAGCTCACCATTCCGAATGAT cTCATAGGCTGCATTATTGGGCGCCAGGGAACCAAAATAAATGAGATCCGACAGATGTCCGGAGCGCAAATCAAAATAGCCAACGCCATGGAGGGCTCGTCGGAGCGCCAGATCACCATCACGGGAACTCCTGCCAACATCAGCTTGGCCCAGTATCTCATCAACGCCAG GTTCAGGGACGTGGCTGCCATGTGGAATGACCCCTCAGCCATGACAACATCTTGA
- the LOC128765662 gene encoding poly(rC)-binding protein 3 isoform X2, whose product MEPTKVQSEGGLNVTLTIRLLMHGKEVGSIIGKKGETVKKMREESGARINISEGNCPERIVTITGPTDTIFKAFAMIAYKFEEDILNSMSNSPATSKPPVTLRLVVPASQCGSLIGKGGSKIKEIRESTGAQVQVAGDMLPNSTERAVTISGTPEAIIQCVKQICVVMLESPPKGATIPYRPKPASTPVIFSGGQAYTIQGQYAIPHPDLTKLHQLAMQQTPFTPLGQTTPAFPGLDASPPASTHELTIPNDLIGCIIGRQGTKINEIRQMSGAQIKIANAMEGSSERQITITGTPANISLAQYLINARFRDVAAMWNDPSAMTTS is encoded by the exons ATGGAGCCCACTAAGGTTCAGTCTGAGGGTGGCCTTAATGTCACCCTCACAATCCGTCTCCTCATGCACGGCAAA GAGGTCGGCAGTATAATTGGAaag aaaggaGAAACTGTGAAAAAGATGCGAGAAGAG AGTGGCGCACGCATCAACATCTCGGAGGGCAACTGCCCGGAGCGGATCGTGACCATTACAGGACCCACAGACACCATCTTCAAGGCCTTTGCTATGATTGCCTACAAATTTGAAGag GATATCCTGAACTCCATGAGCAACAGCCCAGCCACCAGCAAACCTCCGGTCACCCTCAGACTGGTGGTACCGGCCAGTCAGTGCGGCTCCCTCATTGGAAAAGGCGGATCCAAGATCAAAGAAATCCGCGAG TCCACAGGAGCTCAGGTCCAGGTGGCAGGTGACATGTTGCCCAACTCAACAGAACGTGCCGTGACAATCTCTGGGACCCCAGAAGCCATCATCCAGTGTGTCAAACAGATCTGTGTGGTCATGCTGGAG TCTCCACCAAAAGGTGCCACGATTCCTTACCGTCCAAAGCCCGCCTCCACACCTGTCATTTTTTCAGGTGGTCAG GCTTACACAATTCAGGGACAATACGCCATCCCACACCCAGAT TTGACCAAGCTCCACCAGTTGGCTATGCAGCAAACCCCCTTTACCCCTCTTGGACAGACCACCCCTGCTTTCCCTG GTTTGGATGCCAGTCCTCCAGCCAGCACCCACGAGCTCACCATTCCGAATGAT cTCATAGGCTGCATTATTGGGCGCCAGGGAACCAAAATAAATGAGATCCGACAGATGTCCGGAGCGCAAATCAAAATAGCCAACGCCATGGAGGGCTCGTCGGAGCGCCAGATCACCATCACGGGAACTCCTGCCAACATCAGCTTGGCCCAGTATCTCATCAACGCCAG GTTCAGGGACGTGGCTGCCATGTGGAATGACCCCTCAGCCATGACAACATCTTGA
- the LOC128765662 gene encoding poly(rC)-binding protein 3 isoform X3, protein MEPTKVQSEGGLNVTLTIRLLMHGKEVGSIIGKKGETVKKMREESGARINISEGNCPERIVTITGPTDTIFKAFAMIAYKFEEDILNSMSNSPATSKPPVTLRLVVPASQCGSLIGKGGSKIKEIRESTGAQVQVAGDMLPNSTERAVTISGTPEAIIQCVKQICVVMLESPPKGATIPYRPKPASTPVIFSGGQAYTIQGQYAIPHPDQLTKLHQLAMQQTPFTPLGQTTPAFPGLDASPPASTHELTIPNDLIGCIIGRQGTKINEIRQMSGAQIKIANAMEGSSERQITITGTPANISLAQYLINARLTSEVTGMASL, encoded by the exons ATGGAGCCCACTAAGGTTCAGTCTGAGGGTGGCCTTAATGTCACCCTCACAATCCGTCTCCTCATGCACGGCAAA GAGGTCGGCAGTATAATTGGAaag aaaggaGAAACTGTGAAAAAGATGCGAGAAGAG AGTGGCGCACGCATCAACATCTCGGAGGGCAACTGCCCGGAGCGGATCGTGACCATTACAGGACCCACAGACACCATCTTCAAGGCCTTTGCTATGATTGCCTACAAATTTGAAGag GATATCCTGAACTCCATGAGCAACAGCCCAGCCACCAGCAAACCTCCGGTCACCCTCAGACTGGTGGTACCGGCCAGTCAGTGCGGCTCCCTCATTGGAAAAGGCGGATCCAAGATCAAAGAAATCCGCGAG TCCACAGGAGCTCAGGTCCAGGTGGCAGGTGACATGTTGCCCAACTCAACAGAACGTGCCGTGACAATCTCTGGGACCCCAGAAGCCATCATCCAGTGTGTCAAACAGATCTGTGTGGTCATGCTGGAG TCTCCACCAAAAGGTGCCACGATTCCTTACCGTCCAAAGCCCGCCTCCACACCTGTCATTTTTTCAGGTGGTCAG GCTTACACAATTCAGGGACAATACGCCATCCCACACCCAGAT CAGTTGACCAAGCTCCACCAGTTGGCTATGCAGCAAACCCCCTTTACCCCTCTTGGACAGACCACCCCTGCTTTCCCTG GTTTGGATGCCAGTCCTCCAGCCAGCACCCACGAGCTCACCATTCCGAATGAT cTCATAGGCTGCATTATTGGGCGCCAGGGAACCAAAATAAATGAGATCCGACAGATGTCCGGAGCGCAAATCAAAATAGCCAACGCCATGGAGGGCTCGTCGGAGCGCCAGATCACCATCACGGGAACTCCTGCCAACATCAGCTTGGCCCAGTATCTCATCAACGCCAG
- the LOC128765662 gene encoding poly(rC)-binding protein 3 isoform X4 — protein MEPTKVQSEGGLNVTLTIRLLMHGKEVGSIIGKKGETVKKMREESGARINISEGNCPERIVTITGPTDTIFKAFAMIAYKFEEDILNSMSNSPATSKPPVTLRLVVPASQCGSLIGKGGSKIKEIRESTGAQVQVAGDMLPNSTERAVTISGTPEAIIQCVKQICVVMLESPPKGATIPYRPKPASTPVIFSGGQAYTIQGQYAIPHPDLTKLHQLAMQQTPFTPLGQTTPAFPGLDASPPASTHELTIPNDLIGCIIGRQGTKINEIRQMSGAQIKIANAMEGSSERQITITGTPANISLAQYLINARLTSEVTGMASL, from the exons ATGGAGCCCACTAAGGTTCAGTCTGAGGGTGGCCTTAATGTCACCCTCACAATCCGTCTCCTCATGCACGGCAAA GAGGTCGGCAGTATAATTGGAaag aaaggaGAAACTGTGAAAAAGATGCGAGAAGAG AGTGGCGCACGCATCAACATCTCGGAGGGCAACTGCCCGGAGCGGATCGTGACCATTACAGGACCCACAGACACCATCTTCAAGGCCTTTGCTATGATTGCCTACAAATTTGAAGag GATATCCTGAACTCCATGAGCAACAGCCCAGCCACCAGCAAACCTCCGGTCACCCTCAGACTGGTGGTACCGGCCAGTCAGTGCGGCTCCCTCATTGGAAAAGGCGGATCCAAGATCAAAGAAATCCGCGAG TCCACAGGAGCTCAGGTCCAGGTGGCAGGTGACATGTTGCCCAACTCAACAGAACGTGCCGTGACAATCTCTGGGACCCCAGAAGCCATCATCCAGTGTGTCAAACAGATCTGTGTGGTCATGCTGGAG TCTCCACCAAAAGGTGCCACGATTCCTTACCGTCCAAAGCCCGCCTCCACACCTGTCATTTTTTCAGGTGGTCAG GCTTACACAATTCAGGGACAATACGCCATCCCACACCCAGAT TTGACCAAGCTCCACCAGTTGGCTATGCAGCAAACCCCCTTTACCCCTCTTGGACAGACCACCCCTGCTTTCCCTG GTTTGGATGCCAGTCCTCCAGCCAGCACCCACGAGCTCACCATTCCGAATGAT cTCATAGGCTGCATTATTGGGCGCCAGGGAACCAAAATAAATGAGATCCGACAGATGTCCGGAGCGCAAATCAAAATAGCCAACGCCATGGAGGGCTCGTCGGAGCGCCAGATCACCATCACGGGAACTCCTGCCAACATCAGCTTGGCCCAGTATCTCATCAACGCCAG